In Tachysurus fulvidraco isolate hzauxx_2018 chromosome 11, HZAU_PFXX_2.0, whole genome shotgun sequence, one DNA window encodes the following:
- the LOC113638174 gene encoding proteoglycan 4-like, protein MPSQRHTHLPMPPTGPPRDTPTCQCPPHALPETHPPADAPTCPFRVTPTCQRPYMPSKLDLPADTPHALSETHPLADAPRCTLRDTPTFQHPHMHSETHPLIDAPTCPLRDTPTFQHSHMHSETHPLVDAPTCPLRVTPTCQPPYMPSKLDLPADTPHALSETHPLADAPTCPLRDTPTFQHPHMHSETHPLVDAPTCPLRDMPTFQHPRTPSQRHAHLPTPPHALSETHPLADTPRCTLRDTPTFQHPHMHSETHPLVDAPKCPLRDMPTFQHPHMHSQRHTHLPTPPHAL, encoded by the coding sequence ATGCCCTCCcagagacacacccacctgcCAATGCCCCCCACAGGCCCTCCAagagacacacccacctgcCAATGCCCCCCACATGCCCTCCcagagacacacccacctgcCGACGCCCCCACATGCCCTTTCAGAGTCACGCCCACTTGCCAACGCCCCTACATGCCCTCTAAGTTAGACCTACCTGCCGACACCCCGCATGCCCTCTCAGAGACACACCCACTTGCCGACGCCCCCAGATGCACTCTCAGAGACACGCCCACTTTCCAACATCCCCACATGCACTCTGAGACACACCCACTTATAGATGCCCCCACATGTCCTCTCAGAGACACTCCCACTTTCCAACATTCCCACATGCACTCTGAGACACACCCACTTGTAGACGCCCCCACATGTCCTCTCAGAGTCACGCCCACTTGCCAACCCCCCTACATGCCCTCTAAGTTAGACCTACCTGCCGACACCCCGCATGCCCTCTCAGAGACACACCCACTTGCCGACGCCCCCACATGTCCTCTCAGAGACACTCCCACTTTCCAACATCCCCACATGCACTCTGAGACACACCCACTTGTAGACGCCCCCACATGTCCTCTCAGAGACATGCCCACTTTCCAACACCCCCGCACACCTtctcaaagacacgcccacttGCCGACGCCCCCACACGCCCTCTCAGAGACACACCCACTTGCCGACACCCCCAGATGCACTCTCAGAGACACTCCCACTTTCCAACATCCCCACATGCACTCTGAGACACACCCACTTGTAGACGCCCCCAAATGTCCTCTCAGAGACATGCCCACTTTCCAACACCCCCACATGCACTCTCAGAGACACACCCACTTGCCGACGCCCCCACATGCACTCTGA